The window acttattttttaaattttttttataaaaatttaaatatcaaaactttattcagaagaaaaaaagttcaaaataatttatggaATTACATTTTACGgagtattagaatgcgtgccgaggaCCGCCGCAGTGGACGGAGGGAGCAGTATTTAGAGGACTTATTTtaatcggtttttctagtgtgtgcccatgggcacatgctaagcaccaactctcatgaaaatggtttaatttgattggtggaactggtgtgaatgcagggggcatCAACATTTAATATTTATCCATCAAATCACTATTATTGTGTGGCGGCACCccatagaaaattcgtattTTAATTAGTAcgagaaaagaaaaattgatgGTAATACAAGTGATGAGCAATTCAAACAGCCATAGGTTGTGCAAATTCCCGCACAAAAAACACAATCCGTCCAGTAAAATCACAAGCAGACACACACACCCACAACCCTAAATTATACCAATCCAGCATCAATTGGATCCCCATACAGCAGCAATTGCAGTGAAATGAACTGTAACAGCGAAACCGAAGAAGAAACAATCGCCGTCAACAAAAAGCGAGCACGCCGCGTGAGCTTCGCGGAGAACACATCGGTCCACATCTTCGACCGTGACGAGGAGACCGAGAGTCCTACAGATCCCCTTGctatttcaactgatgtcaATCCCACTGAATTAGGCCTTTTTAATGACGAGTTAGGGTTTCGCCGCAACTCAATTGACCCCAAGGATATTCTTCGaaatgatgatgaggaagaagaagaagatgatgatgacgatgatgatATGGATGCACGTCCTTCGTTTTTTCGACCCATGGAGTCTCCTTCGTCGGGAAGTGGCTTTGGTTCTGCTACCTCAAATGATGGTAATTATCCCTACTCTTGCTTGTTTGTACTATTCTCTGCTTCGTGACTATATGTAATGTTAATTATTGTGGTGCTAATATCTATGGAAAGGGTGACTAATTCATTTATAGCATACCACTGATTCAGCTATTTATCTGTCTTCTTTTGCTTCCAGAAGATAATAAGATTAGTTAGGTGAGGTCAAAACTTCATGTTGTTACATTATGTTTGGAGGTTAGTTTAATGGGTGTTGCTAGGGCTATAATGACTATATGTATCTGAATGTAGTTAGATTAGTATGAATTAGGTTTAACTGTTACTTATGCATTGTTTGCACAGTGACTTTGTATTTCAGTGTATATCCTGAtcacttgattttttttttttgctatggTGTGTACTGTTTGTGTTTTAATGTTGGGTTTATTCTAGCAGAAGACAATTTTTTTGGTCCTGTATCGGCCAGCTTCATTAGACCTGGACGGCTGTCAGACTCTGCGACCTATGATGATAATCATGAAGTTACTATGGATTCGACCGCTTTTTCTATGAATTTTCGTAGCCTTGCCAAGTCTGATTCGGGAGGGGACTTACTGACTTCAACAGGGGTTCATCTTACCTTTGACGAGAAAACACCAACCCAGGACTGTATCCCCAGTAATGAAGGCAGTACTATGGTGCTGACTGTAGCTAAAAGACCAAACCCACAGTCTTCTCCACCTACTGCAAAATTGAGAAGGAACAGTGATTCAAATGATATGAGCCTTGTTGGAGAAATTTCTCGTCAATATGACTACGGCGGACTCTCTCCTGGATTAGATAAGCTCTTGGCACAGACCAGCAAGGATTTGCATGCTTCTGATGAAACTGGCTATATAGAATCGTTGAAGAACATCAAAAGTGGGATTTCACTGACTAAGGAGCATGGGCTCGCTCATAGTATTGTAGATGGTGATGAAGAATACAAAGAAATGGTGAGAAGTTCTACTTCTCATGGTGGAATTAGTCCCACTGAAGTTGTTTCTATTGAGCAAAACATCTCCGCCACTGGTTGTGGCACCCTATCTAGTCTGGAAACCAAACATCATGAATTGGGTGGGTCTACACTGCAGGTATGGAACTCCCCATTGATCAGTTCTATCAATTCTCTTTCCCCTAAGCAAAGGCAGATAGTTGACGATAGTCTTAATCTTTCTAAATCTCCATGGCACATGACTCCTAGCCTGAAACAAGCTAGTTATTTTGTGGGCAGTGATGACAGAATGCATAAAAATAGTGCATCTTCCATTCAGAAAAGCATTTCTAAACTTGAATTACTTCAAGCTTCTCCTTTTTCTGTTGCAGTAAGTGCAAAAATTAGTAGTTCAAATTTTAGACCCTTACATTACCTTCCTAGGACTCCATTAGGGAGTGCGTTGAAGAGCAAATCAACCTATGTCAAAGATGCAGATGGTGATCGGACTGAAagttttattcaggaaaaaggAGATCGAAAGCAGGATAAGAAGATTGAGACTCCGAAGGACATCAGATGTATTGTGCCTGCTAAAGGTCTTAGAAGTGCGCTAAAAAGTGGCAGATCTCCATATAATGTTTCTGCTGCAAACCCATATGCAGATCAGCAGAAGAAAGAATCAGGCTTAGTGACTTTGCTACCTCAGTCTTTTTGCCCTCCTGAACAAAGTGAGCAGCATGTCTTGTCATCAGATGATCCCAGTGAAGTGAAGTTGGTTACAGGTGGAACTGATGCCTCAATAATTGGGGTTACTCTTGAGTGCATGGAAGGTAAGAGAGTAATTGGTACACCACACAATTCAACATCTCCTGTGTGCAGAAAAATAGACGGGATGTCATCTACTTTGCCAAACTATCTGGGAACACAATCCCAGGAAAAATCTGACCTAAGAGGAGATGGTGCCAGTGCATGTTTTTTGGCTGCAACTGTAGATAATAAGGAACCTTTGTCACATCATGGTAGGGTGGAATCTAGCTCACCTATTGTCCATAACAATCATTGCAGAGGCTCGCCTGTAGCTGAAAACCTAAATGATGGGGACATCTATCATGCTGAAAATAATCAAGGTAATTGTGGGACCATTAAGAAATCTCCCATCCCCTTGGAACATCGAGTGTCCCACATCTTCCAATATAAAACACCTAATGGAGACTCTGAAACTGAAAGAGAACAAATCAATGCAAGGAATGATCTGGTTGATGAAGGGGAGCATGTTTCATTTTCACAAAAAAGTGCAAATGACCCATCCATCAGAAAGGTCTGTACTGTGAACCTCCCTTTAATTGTGGTTTTAGTTGCTTGAATTCACTTAAATACTACCTACTTGAAAATCGTTAGGAGGCCAgccttaaaatttttattttttttcccgtGGGTGTGTgtgggtggggggggggggggggggggggatgcaCTGTACTTGTAAATTGTAATCTTTTCCATGAATCAAGATGCTGcttttatgaatatatttagttttttttttatgatttactTTATCTGGCTTTCAGAATCTGGGAACATTGTTTGCTCAAAGTCCTGGAAACGAAGAAAAAAATGTGATACACAGTGACAGTATTTATCCCATCTCAATATTAGGAAGACAATCTCCCAGTTCCAATCAAGTGACTACTGTAGTTGGAAGCTATACACGTAAAAGAAGTAACGAAGAGATAACACCTCAGGATGAAAGCACAAAGGCTAAGAAGAGTCCGAAACTCTGTATAGGTGGTTGTGATCCTGACGTTTCAAAATGCAGTGTCAGCCCAGGGTCTACAGGTGGCAATGTTCTTAAGCATTGGGTTGATGTATGTACCTTTACCATACATGAGTGCTTCATATTGCGGCAAGAATATTTTTACTCACTGTTGCAGCCTCCATTCACTTCTATGatgtaattaattttaattgcaGATTCAGTcgaaaatttcagaaattaCAAAGAATTTGCTTTCTCTGCCTGCTGATGAGCTCAGTTTACAATCGGTAAATCTTATTTATACTTTTGATGATTAATTTATGCTTGAAAAAGATTTTTAGATCAAAAGTAAAGCTCTATATCTGCTTTTAGAGCATATTAGCATTCTCTTTATGTCCTACATAAAAGTTCATAGCCCTTATTTCATGGATCCTCTTCATGCAATGTAGATTGATGTGCTGGAAGATATTGTAGTTGGCCTTCTGAGgaaacaaaaatatcaaatgCTTCGTGCTGACATGCAGTCTCAGGTTTGCATGAAGTCACATCGTAATTCACACGTGCTTCTTGCAAGATTCATCATAGGCTGGATATTACATTTCTAAACTTTTGGCTGCTTTTGTATTACCTGAATACTTAAACTTAGTATATTTGTTGTTCTACAGAAAACAAATCACCCTTTGAGCAATCATCATCACATAAGGTAAAGCTCATGTGTTCTTACAATGGACATAGATGATTTAAGTCTGCAAAATATCTtgttttaaatcaaatatacaTATTGCTTCACTGCTGGTACAGAGTTGTTGAAGCTAAATCGCATTTACATAAGCTCATTGAAGAGAAGGCAAAATTGCAGCTGAAGCGTGTGAAGCGGGATATATCGCTGGTACATATTTATATGTAATCAGTTTAGGATAACAGCTATTATATGGTACACTCATATACTAATTCTCTTCCATTTTCAGAAAAAGGCTCAAATTATGAG of the Daucus carota subsp. sativus chromosome 4, DH1 v3.0, whole genome shotgun sequence genome contains:
- the LOC108219029 gene encoding uncharacterized protein LOC108219029 isoform X2, translating into MNCNSETEEETIAVNKKRARRVSFAENTSVHIFDRDEETESPTDPLAISTDVNPTELGLFNDELGFRRNSIDPKDILRNDDEEEEEDDDDDDDMDARPSFFRPMESPSSGSGFGSATSNDEDNFFGPVSASFIRPGRLSDSATYDDNHEVTMDSTAFSMNFRSLAKSDSGGDLLTSTGVHLTFDEKTPTQDCIPSNEGSTMVLTVAKRPNPQSSPPTAKLRRNSDSNDMSLVGEISRQYDYGGLSPGLDKLLAQTSKDLHASDETGYIESLKNIKSGISLTKEHGLAHSIVDGDEEYKEMVRSSTSHGGISPTEVVSIEQNISATGCGTLSSLETKHHELGGSTLQVWNSPLISSINSLSPKQRQIVDDSLNLSKSPWHMTPSLKQASYFVGSDDRMHKNSASSIQKSISKLELLQASPFSVAVSAKISSSNFRPLHYLPRTPLGSALKSKSTYVKDADGDRTESFIQEKGDRKQDKKIETPKDIRCIVPAKGLRSALKSGRSPYNVSAANPYADQQKKESGLVTLLPQSFCPPEQSEQHVLSSDDPSEVKLVTGGTDASIIGVTLECMEGKRVIGTPHNSTSPVCRKIDGMSSTLPNYLGTQSQEKSDLRGDGASACFLAATVDNKEPLSHHGRVESSSPIVHNNHCRGSPVAENLNDGDIYHAENNQGNCGTIKKSPIPLEHRVSHIFQYKTPNGDSETEREQINARNDLVDEGEHVSFSQKSANDPSIRKNLGTLFAQSPGNEEKNVIHSDSIYPISILGRQSPSSNQVTTVVGSYTRKRSNEEITPQDESTKAKKSPKLCIGGCDPDVSKCSVSPGSTGGNVLKHWVDIQSKISEITKNLLSLPADELSLQSIDVLEDIVVGLLRKQKYQMLRADMQSQKTNHPLSNHHHIRVVEAKSHLHKLIEEKAKLQLKRVKRDISLKKAQIMRSGVQECQMLRSDHSVLHPQKALNVQADIHPQRFSDRQSSQDKVTALEEVLEDLERSVTKLTESFLVRCKIKEKLDSAETVVLVNDYLTKRACCRFSRLDMQLWDIVHLENRNGHSNILLNYLGFITQRVNVVFRPVSIVSVSYELHNMNIIKNLPGVDARTAFAYVFDAEPTRKYVSSRSVAEETQISSLLLGSMLDVVEEVQLARLELRNLIQCTFCSESVEQLDLQLYFLNLKSGKRATFTFDLSCLKRGVYPSEIIPSIMKAPADEQQKFCSKQILSEVRAAVQSLRVGYLRIIRACRCISQAIEASNS
- the LOC108219029 gene encoding uncharacterized protein LOC108219029 isoform X1, whose amino-acid sequence is MNCNSETEEETIAVNKKRARRVSFAENTSVHIFDRDEETESPTDPLAISTDVNPTELGLFNDELGFRRNSIDPKDILRNDDEEEEEDDDDDDDMDARPSFFRPMESPSSGSGFGSATSNDEDNFFGPVSASFIRPGRLSDSATYDDNHEVTMDSTAFSMNFRSLAKSDSGGDLLTSTGVHLTFDEKTPTQDCIPSNEGSTMVLTVAKRPNPQSSPPTAKLRRNSDSNDMSLVGEISRQYDYGGLSPGLDKLLAQTSKDLHASDETGYIESLKNIKSGISLTKEHGLAHSIVDGDEEYKEMVRSSTSHGGISPTEVVSIEQNISATGCGTLSSLETKHHELGGSTLQVWNSPLISSINSLSPKQRQIVDDSLNLSKSPWHMTPSLKQASYFVGSDDRMHKNSASSIQKSISKLELLQASPFSVAVSAKISSSNFRPLHYLPRTPLGSALKSKSTYVKDADGDRTESFIQEKGDRKQDKKIETPKDIRCIVPAKGLRSALKSGRSPYNVSAANPYADQQKKESGLVTLLPQSFCPPEQSEQHVLSSDDPSEVKLVTGGTDASIIGVTLECMEGKRVIGTPHNSTSPVCRKIDGMSSTLPNYLGTQSQEKSDLRGDGASACFLAATVDNKEPLSHHGRVESSSPIVHNNHCRGSPVAENLNDGDIYHAENNQGNCGTIKKSPIPLEHRVSHIFQYKTPNGDSETEREQINARNDLVDEGEHVSFSQKSANDPSIRKNLGTLFAQSPGNEEKNVIHSDSIYPISILGRQSPSSNQVTTVVGSYTRKRSNEEITPQDESTKAKKSPKLCIGGCDPDVSKCSVSPGSTGGNVLKHWVDIQSKISEITKNLLSLPADELSLQSIDVLEDIVVGLLRKQKYQMLRADMQSQKTNHPLSNHHHIRVVEAKSHLHKLIEEKAKLQLKRVKRDISLKKAQIMRSGVQECQMLRSDHSVLHPQKALNVQADIHPQRFSDRQLQSSQDKVTALEEVLEDLERSVTKLTESFLVRCKIKEKLDSAETVVLVNDYLTKRACCRFSRLDMQLWDIVHLENRNGHSNILLNYLGFITQRVNVVFRPVSIVSVSYELHNMNIIKNLPGVDARTAFAYVFDAEPTRKYVSSRSVAEETQISSLLLGSMLDVVEEVQLARLELRNLIQCTFCSESVEQLDLQLYFLNLKSGKRATFTFDLSCLKRGVYPSEIIPSIMKAPADEQQKFCSKQILSEVRAAVQSLRVGYLRIIRACRCISQAIEASNS